The following proteins are encoded in a genomic region of Macrobrachium nipponense isolate FS-2020 chromosome 44, ASM1510439v2, whole genome shotgun sequence:
- the LOC135203834 gene encoding uncharacterized protein LOC135203834: protein MKSLLLTTALVLIALVSLSKADRRCYNCTGDCVSEDLCDGSCMTITHELGDEPEVRSCLNETKPDGCVTKVMNDQNYKVCYCNTHRCNSSNLPLRFCLLLLLVLLLCFPK from the exons ATGAAAAGCCTCCTACTCACAACGGCGTTGGTGTTAATCGCTTTGGTGTCTCTGA GCAAGGCAGACAGGAGGTGCTACAACTGCACGGGGGACTGCGTCAGCGAGGACCTCTGCGATGGGTCCTGCATGACCATAACTCACGAACTAG GCGATGAGCCCGAAGTCAGAAGCTGCCTCAACGAAACGAAACCCGACGGATGCGTGACGAAGGTCATGAACGACCAGAACTACAAAGTGTGTTATTGCAACACTCACAGATGCAACTCATCGAACTTGCCTCTCCGTTTCTGCCTGCTTCTtctgctggtgttgctgttgtGTTTTCCAAAATAA